The following proteins come from a genomic window of Paenibacillus sp. CAA11:
- a CDS encoding SDR family oxidoreductase encodes MSFKTQELVVVTGTSSGIGRATAEKLAAEGFHVLAGVRRQEDANKMKRKNIEPVIVDVTNIDTLKALAERVEQDPLGRPLRAVVNNAGIAVNAPLEMVPLDEFRRQIEVSVIGQVAVIQALTPALLNSGGRVVNIGSLGGKVSMPGFGIYSAAKFAMEAINDSLRREMSSFGLKVIMITPGGVSTGMSEQGITTAERLAKLMMPDQHKRHDRLFDAVKAQAEAWAKDGIPPEKVAAVISRAIHERKPRTRYTVGRDSALLTRLVRILPDKVLDWMLRSQMKLQ; translated from the coding sequence ATGTCATTCAAAACTCAGGAGCTCGTCGTCGTAACAGGTACGTCCAGCGGCATCGGCAGGGCTACCGCGGAGAAGCTCGCTGCTGAAGGATTTCATGTTTTAGCTGGGGTTCGCCGTCAGGAAGACGCCAACAAAATGAAACGCAAAAATATCGAGCCAGTGATCGTCGATGTTACCAATATCGACACACTAAAGGCGCTGGCCGAACGGGTGGAGCAAGATCCGCTTGGTCGCCCTTTGCGGGCCGTGGTCAACAATGCAGGCATCGCCGTTAATGCACCTCTTGAGATGGTTCCGCTCGATGAGTTTCGCCGCCAGATCGAAGTCAGCGTGATCGGACAGGTCGCGGTTATTCAGGCGCTCACACCGGCCTTGCTGAACAGCGGCGGACGCGTAGTTAATATTGGTTCACTTGGCGGCAAGGTCTCCATGCCTGGTTTCGGGATATATTCGGCAGCAAAGTTTGCCATGGAAGCAATCAATGACAGCCTCCGGAGGGAGATGTCCTCGTTTGGCCTCAAGGTAATCATGATCACTCCGGGTGGTGTCAGCACTGGCATGTCGGAGCAAGGGATTACGACAGCGGAGCGGCTGGCCAAGTTGATGATGCCTGATCAGCACAAGCGCCATGATCGTCTTTTTGATGCCGTGAAGGCTCAGGCTGAAGCATGGGCAAAGGACGGTATCCCCCCTGAGAAAGTGGCAGCAGTGATTTCACGCGCAATCCACGAAAGAAAGCCACGCACTCGCTATACGGTCGGTCGCGATTCGGCACTGCTGACCCGACTGGTCCGTATTCTCCCGGACAAAGTCCTCGACTGGATGCTCCGCAGCCAGATGAAGCTGCAGTAA
- a CDS encoding TetR/AcrR family transcriptional regulator, which translates to MNTYDKILAAALKVLEEEGGAQFSTRAVTSIAQVTAPTLYHHFGNADGLLSAAIVEAFKQLFESKIAAVESTIPEMALRQGWDDYVRFAAARPRIYAAMMGRLLEGAHIEAADQSYQALVQNIQRVAAEGKLAVSAEAAADLVWASANTASWLYVTAQVRKVPPPQPDVVDLIRESVMQIILIQRPDADSK; encoded by the coding sequence ATGAACACATATGACAAAATATTAGCAGCTGCACTTAAGGTACTCGAAGAGGAAGGCGGAGCCCAATTCTCGACGCGAGCCGTAACTTCGATCGCACAGGTTACGGCTCCTACGCTCTACCACCATTTCGGCAATGCAGATGGACTCCTAAGTGCAGCTATAGTGGAAGCATTCAAACAGTTATTTGAAAGCAAGATTGCCGCAGTAGAGTCGACCATTCCAGAGATGGCCCTTCGTCAAGGGTGGGATGACTATGTCCGCTTCGCGGCAGCCCGTCCGCGGATTTATGCGGCAATGATGGGGCGGTTGCTCGAGGGCGCCCATATCGAGGCGGCAGATCAGTCGTATCAAGCACTGGTGCAAAATATTCAGAGAGTCGCTGCCGAAGGCAAATTGGCTGTGTCAGCCGAAGCTGCGGCCGATCTGGTCTGGGCTTCCGCCAATACGGCCTCTTGGCTCTATGTGACGGCCCAGGTTCGTAAGGTCCCCCCACCCCAACCCGACGTCGTTGATCTCATTCGGGAAAGCGTAATGCAGATCATTTTGATCCAAAGGCCGGACGCCGATTCAAAATGA